AGGTAGAAAGTCGGCACGGTCTGGCGGGCCTCGGTCATGCGCTGGGCGATGACGCGGCGCATCCCGTCGAGCGGGATCTCCTCATAGGTGCCCGGCTCGTAATAGGCCTTGGCCTGTTCCAGCACGGCGGCATTGGACGGCGCGGCCGCGACGGGAGCGGGAGCCGCCGCCTTGGGCGCGGGAGCCGCAGCGGCCGGGGCAGAGGCGGGCTTGGCCGCACCCGGCTGGGCGGTGGCGACATCGGCGGCGACGATGCGCCCGCGCGGGCCGGAGCCCTTCACGAAAGCGAGGTCGACGCCCTTGTCCTTGGCGAGACGACGGGCCAGAGGCGAGGCGAAGATGCGCGCGCCCGCGGCAACCGGCGCGGCAGCGGGAGCAGCCGCGACGGGCGCGGCCGCAGGGGCCGACACCGGAGCAGGCTCGGCGGCCTTCGGGGCTTCAGCCTTAGGCGCCTCAACCTTGGGGGCGGCGCCGCCGGCGGCGATGGCCTTGGCGTCCTCGCCCTCGGTGGCGAGCACGGCGATGAGCTGGTTCACCGGCACGTCGGCCGAGCCTTCCGGCACGAGGATCTTGGCGAGCACGCCCTCGTCGATCGCCTCGACCTCCATCGTCGCCTTGTCGGTCTCGATCTCGGCGATGACGTCACCCGGCGCGACCTTGTCGCCTTCCTTCTTCAGCCATTTCGCGAGGTTGCCCTTCTCCATCGTCGGAGACAGGGCCGGCATCAGGATGTCGATGGGCATGGCGTCCTCCGGCCTCAGCGATAGGTGACGGCGCGGGCGGCGTCGATCACGTCCTGCACCGACGGCAAAGCGAGCTTTTCGAGGTTGGCGGCGTAGGGCATCGGCACGTCCTTGCCGGTGACGCGCAGCACGGGGGCGTCGAGATAGTCAAACGCCTTTTCCATCAGCTGGGCGACGATCTCGGCGCCGACACCGGACTGGTGCCAGCCCTCTTCCACCGTCACGCAGCGCCCGGTCTTCTTCACCGAGGCGAGGATGGTGTCGACATCCATCGGGCGGATGGTGCGCAGGTCGATGACTTCCGCCTCGATGCCGAGCTTGGAGAGCTCCTCGGCGGCCTTGAGCGCGTAGTTCATGCCGATGGACCAGGCCACCAGCGTCACATCCTTGCCCGGCCGGGCGATCTTCGCCTTGCCGATCGGGACGATGAAGTCGTCGAGCTTCGGCACCGGCGAGGAGTGGCCGTACAGGATCTCGTTCTCAAGGAAGATGATCGGGTTCGGGTCGCGGATCGCCGCCTTGAGCAGGCCCTTGGCATCAGCCGCCGTGAACGGGGCGATGACCTTGAGGCCCGGAATGTGGCTGTACCAGGCGGTGTAGTCCTGGCTGTGCTGGGCGGCGACGCGGGCGGCGGCGCCGTTCGGGCCGCG
Above is a window of Ancylobacter sp. WKF20 DNA encoding:
- a CDS encoding pyruvate dehydrogenase complex dihydrolipoamide acetyltransferase, giving the protein MPIDILMPALSPTMEKGNLAKWLKKEGDKVAPGDVIAEIETDKATMEVEAIDEGVLAKILVPEGSADVPVNQLIAVLATEGEDAKAIAAGGAAPKVEAPKAEAPKAAEPAPVSAPAAAPVAAAPAAAPVAAGARIFASPLARRLAKDKGVDLAFVKGSGPRGRIVAADVATAQPGAAKPASAPAAAAPAPKAAAPAPVAAAPSNAAVLEQAKAYYEPGTYEEIPLDGMRRVIAQRMTEARQTVPTFYLTVDCDMDALLKLREELNKAAPEKDGKPSYKLSVNDFVIKAYALAFQQVPDANMVWGGDRYLKLKHSDIGVAVAIDGGKGLLTPIIRKAETKTLSAISNETRDLAIRARNKKLAPNEYQGGSSAISNLGMFGMKHFTAIINPPHATILAVGASEQRAVVRKGELTVATQMTVTISCDHRVMDGAMGAQLLSAFKAIIEKPMSMLV